The region GGCGGGGATTCGGCAGGGTTTTCACGGAGATGTACCCGAGTTATCCACAGGCTGGACGGGCGTCGGGGCGCATTGTCAGTGGCAGGCGTTAGCGTCTTTGACGTGAAGCGATCGACTCAAGCAAACCGGGTGGAACCCATGGCAGGTACGGACCGCGAGAAGGCGCTCGACGCCGCGCTCGCACAGATTGAACGGCAATTCGGCAAGGGCGCGGTGATGCGCCTGGGCGAGCGGCCGAACGAGCCCATCGAGGTCATCCCCACCGGATCGACCGCGCTCGACGTGGCCCTCGGTGTCGGCGGCCTGCCGCGCGGCCGAGTGGTGGAGGTGTACGGCCCGGAGTCCTCCGGTAAGACGACGCTGACGCTGCACGCGGTGGCGAACGCGCAGAAGGCCGGCGGCCAGGTGGCCTTCGTGGACGCCGAGCACGCCCTCGACCCCGAGTACGCGAAGAAGCTCGGTGTCGACATCGACAACCTGATCCTGTCCCAGCCGGACAACGGCGAGCAGGCGCTGGAAATCGTGGACATGCTCGTCCGCTCCGGCGCGCTCGACCTGATCGTCATCGACTCCGTCGCCGCCCTGGTGCCGCGCGCGGAGATCGAGGGCGAGATGGGCGACTCGCACGTGGGTCTGCAGGCCCGTCTGATGAGCCAGGCCCTGCGGAAGATCACCAGCGCGCTCAACCAGTCGAAGACCACCGCGATCTTCATCAACCAGCTGCGCGAGAAGATCGGCGTGATGTTCGGGTCCCCGGAGACCACGACGGGTGGCCGGGCGCTGAAGTTCTACGCCTCGGTGCGACTCGACATCCGCCGCATCGAGACGCTGAAGGACGGCACCGACGCGGTCGGCAACCGCACCCGCGTCAAGGTCGTCAAGAACAAGGTCGCGCCGCCCTTCAAGCAGGCCGAGTTCGACATCCTCTACGGGCACGGCATCAGCCGCGAGGGCGGCCTGATCGACATGGGCGTGGAGCACGGCTTCGTCCGCAAGGCCGGCGCCTGGTACACGTACGAGGGCGACCAGCTCGGCCAGGGCAAGGAGAACGCGCGCAACTTCCTGAAGGACAACCCCGACCTCGCCAACGAGATCGAGAAGAAGATCCTGGAGAAGCTGGGCGTCGGTGTGAGGCCGACGGAGCCCACCGCCGAGCCGGGCGCGGACGCGGCGGTCTCGACCGCCTCGGACGAGGCCGCGAAGACGGTGCCCGCTCCGGCGGCCAAGGCCACCAAGTCCAAGGCCGCGGCGGCCAAGAGCTAGTCCATGACGCGACGAACCGACTGGGCCGAGTACGCCTACCCCGTCCCCCCGCGGGGGCAGGGGCACGGGGGGAACGGCGACTCGGCCGGAGACGGTGAAAGAGCGCACGGCGGGGACGGGCCGTACGGGGACGAGACGTATGGCGGCTCCTCCGCGTACTCCGGTGATACGTATGGCCCCGAGGGGTTCCACGGCGGGGATCCGTACGGCAGTGACGGTCCGGCGGGCCACGGCGAAGGCGACGGTCTGACGGACGGTCACGGTTCTCCGGGCGGTGGATCGCGCCGTGGCGGTGGGCGGCGCGGCGACGGGGGGCCGCGAGGTGGACGAGGGCGTCGGAGGCGTGGCGGTTTCGGTGAGCCGTCCGACGACCCACAGGACGGAGGCACTCCTTCCTCGTCGAGGGCCGAGAAGGGGGAGCCCCCAGGGGACCCGGCTGAGCGGGCGCGGGCGATCTGTCTGCGCCTGCTCACCGGGACCCCGCGCACGCGGAAACAGCTCGCGGACGCGTTGCGCAAGCGTGAGATCCCCGACGATGTGGCGGACGAGGTGCTGTCACGGTTCGAGGAGGTCGGGCTGATCAACGACGGTGCCTTCGCGGACGCCTGGGTGGAGTCCCGGCACCACGGCCGAGGTCTGGCCCGGCGGGCGCTCGCGCGGGAGCTGCGGACCAAGGGCGTGGACTCGACGCTGATCGACGAGGCCGTCGGGCAGCTCGACTCCGAGCAGGAAGAGACGACGGCGCGTGAGCTCGTCGCGCGCAAGCTCCGCTCCACGCGCGGTCTCGACCGCGACAAGCGGCTGCGACGCCTCGCGGGCATGCTCGCCCGCAAGGGCTACTCCGAGGGCATGGCGCTGCGCGTGGTTCGCCAGGCGCTGGAGGAAGAGGGGGAGGACACGGAGGGCTTGGGGGACGAGGGGTTTTGAGCCTTGGGGGCGACGGGTTTCCGGGGTCGAGGGGGCGCGGTCCGAGGGGCTGAGTCCGTAAGGCCGTGGATGGGAGAAGGTCGGCTCAGGAGGGCTCGAGGGGCGGCTCGGTAGCAGAGCGGCATCTGTTCGGGGCGATGACCTGCGCGAGCGTCCGGCCCCAGGTCTCGATATTGATCCCGGCCCCCGGGCTAGGTGTCTCCTGTCTTCGCCTGCGCTCTCGAACGCGATTCCGATTCCAACTTCGGCCCTGATCCCGACTCCGGCCTCGAACCAGGCTCGGCCTCGATCCGCCCCCGGTTTCGCCCCGGCCCCTGAACCCGGCCTCTGACCCTCCCCTTCTCCCGTCTCCCCACCCCCGCCCGCCCCTGGATTGTCCAGCTCCCCTTCGTGAGGGTGGGGTTAACCCCCGGAGGGAGACGCCGGGTTGCCGCAATGCACAGGTGTCTGTGCACAGAGGACTGTGTACGCATGGCACAGGAACCCGGCGCGGAACCCTTGGCGGGGCGGGGCGAGGAGACTTCGCGTGGCCCCACAGAGCTCTCCGACCTCGCCACGCTCAAGGCCCTCGCGCAGCCCCGTCGGCAGCGCATGCTTCAGCACCTCACCGTGCACGGCCCCGCCACCTCGGCGACGCTCGCCCGGGCGCTCGGGCTCAACACCGGAGCCACCAGCTACCACCTGCGTGAGCTCGCTCGGTACGGCTTCGTGGAGGAAGTGGACCGACCGGCTGAGGCGGGCGGCCACGGCAGGGAGCGCTGGTGGCGGGCCGTCCCCGGCGACCGCCGCTTCCCGCCGCGCAGTCGGCAGAGCCCCGAGATGCGGCTCGTCATGGACGAGCTGAACCACCACGCGTACGCCGCCGACCTCGAACTCTTCGAGCAGATGCAACTGCAGACGCAGGCGCAGAGGCAGCTACGGACGCGGGGCGCGGACGGGGAGGTGGGCGAAGCCGATCCCTGGGTCGACGCCTTCCCCTACTCGCGCGGCAGCATCCGGCTGACGCTCCCCGAACTCCGCGCGTTCTTCGAGGAGTACATCGCGCTCCTCAACCGCTACAAGCGCCCCGAGGCCGACACTCCGCCCGGCGCCCGCACCGTGCTCACCCGGTTCCTCGCCTTCCCGGCCCCCGACGCCGCGCCCGACACCGCGCCTGAGAACCGCCCGGCACCCCACGACAGACCAGGGAGCGACCCCTCATGATGCTGCGTTACGCCCTGCGGACCGTCCGAGCCCGCAAAGGTGGCTTCCTCGGTGCCTTCTTCGCCTTGATGTGCGCGGCCGCTCTCATCACCGCCTGCGGCACCCTCCTGGAGACGGGCCTGCGCGGCACGATCGCCACCGAACGGTATGCCGCGACGCCCGTCGTGGTCTCCGCCGACCAGAACGTCCACCAGACCACCGTCAAACACAAGAAGGGCAAGACCAAGGTCAAGCACAAGGCCAAGCCGATCGCCGAACGGGCCTGGCTCCCGGACGACCTCGCCACCGAGCTCCGGAAGGTGCCCGGCGTACGTGAGGTCGTCCCCGAACTGACCTTCCTGGCCGAGCCCTTGGCACCCGGCGGAGCCGTCGACAAGGACCGGCCCGCCTACGGGCACGCCTGGGACTCCGCCGCGCTGACCCCGTACACCCTCACCACCGGCACCGTCCCCAAGGCCGACGGTGATCTCGTCATCGACCGCCGTCTCGCCGAGCGCGCCCATCTAGAGCCCGGCGACCGGCTCACCGTCCAGTCGACGCAGAGCCCGCGGACCTACCGGGTGACCGGAATAGCCGCCCCCGCTCACGAGGTGCGGCACCAGACCGCCCTCTTCTTCTCCACCGCCGAGGCCCGCCGCCTCGCCGCCCACCCCGGACAGGTCACCGCCTTCGGGGTGCTTCCCGCCAAGGGCACGGACGCGGCCGTGCTGAAGCGATCGGTCAGCACGGCGCTGCACGGAACCAAGGCGCCGCACGGTACGAGCGCGCAGGTCAGCGCCGGTGACGGCCGAGGGCCCGTGGAGTTCCTGGACGCGGCCGCCGCGCGTACGAAGCTGGTCAGCATGGGCGGTGCGATGGGCGGCACCTCACTGCTCGTGGCCGTCCTCGTGGTGGTCGGGACCTTCGCGCTCTCCGTGCAGCAGCGCCATCGCGAACTCGCCCTGCTGCGCGCCATCGCCGCCACGCCGGGCCAGATCCGGGCGCTCCTCGGCCGTGAGGCACTGATCGTCGGGGCCGCCGCGGGTACCACCGGCGCGCTGGCGGGGCTGCCGCTGGGGAGTTGGCTGCACCGCCGGTTCGTGGCCATGGGCGCCGTGCCGGCCACGCTTCAGCACACCGTGAGCGTCTTCCCGCCGTTCGCCGCGCTCGCCGCGACACTGCTCGGCGCCTGGGCCGCCGCCCGTATCTCCTCGCGCCGGATCGCCCGGATCCGCCCGGCCGAGGCGCTCGCCGAAGCCAGGGCCGAGCGCACCCGCCCGGCGTGGGGACGGATCCTCGCGGGTGTCGCCCTGCTCGCCGGTGGTGCCGTCCTCGTCGCCGTGCTCAGTGTTCTGCGCACGGAACCCGCCTCGACTCCCGTGACCTTCCTGGCCGTCGTGGTCCTCGCCTCCTCGGTCGCGCTGCTCGGTCCGCTGCTGGTCAGGGCGGCCGTGGCCGTACTCGGAGGTCCGCTCGCGCTGACCGGGCCCAGCAGTCGGCTGGCGCGTGCCAACCTCCGTGGCCATGCCGCCCGGATGGCCTCCGTCGTCACCCCTCTGACCCTCCTCATCGGCATGACCTGCACCGTTCTCTTCGTCCAGCCGACCCTGGGCAACGCGGCCCGCGCCCAGGCCCGCGAGGGCATCCGCGCCGACTGGGTGGTGGCCGCCCAGGGCCCGGGCGTACCGGCCGAGGCCGCACGGCGGCTGCGTACGCAGCACGACACCGTCACCGAAGTGGTCCGCACGACCGTCCGGGTGGGACTCGACAAGTACGCGGCGCAGGGCGTCACCCCCGGGGGCCTCACCCGCACCTGGGACCCGGACGTCACAGCCGGCTCCCTGAAGAAGCTCACCGAGGACACCGTCGCCGTCAGCCAACTCGCCGCCGACCAGCTCCACCTGAAGCCCGGCAGTCCCCTGAAACTCACGCTCGGCGACGGAACACCCGCCACGCCGACCGTGGTGGCCGTCTACGCCAAGGGCCTCGGCTTCGGCGACCTCACCTTCGCCCATGACCTGATCGCCCGCCATGTGGACAACCCGCTCGCGGCCTCCGTCCTCGTCAGCACCGCCCGTACACAGACACAACTCGCGACTACTCTCCGTGAGTTCCCGGGGATCCACGTCCTCGCTCCGGCCGCCGCCGACTCGATCCAGGCCGCACGGCAGCAGGCGAACGCCGAGGTCAACTACCTCGCCATGGGACTCG is a window of Streptomyces sp. NBC_00271 DNA encoding:
- the recA gene encoding recombinase RecA, encoding MAGTDREKALDAALAQIERQFGKGAVMRLGERPNEPIEVIPTGSTALDVALGVGGLPRGRVVEVYGPESSGKTTLTLHAVANAQKAGGQVAFVDAEHALDPEYAKKLGVDIDNLILSQPDNGEQALEIVDMLVRSGALDLIVIDSVAALVPRAEIEGEMGDSHVGLQARLMSQALRKITSALNQSKTTAIFINQLREKIGVMFGSPETTTGGRALKFYASVRLDIRRIETLKDGTDAVGNRTRVKVVKNKVAPPFKQAEFDILYGHGISREGGLIDMGVEHGFVRKAGAWYTYEGDQLGQGKENARNFLKDNPDLANEIEKKILEKLGVGVRPTEPTAEPGADAAVSTASDEAAKTVPAPAAKATKSKAAAAKS
- the recX gene encoding recombination regulator RecX, producing the protein MTRRTDWAEYAYPVPPRGQGHGGNGDSAGDGERAHGGDGPYGDETYGGSSAYSGDTYGPEGFHGGDPYGSDGPAGHGEGDGLTDGHGSPGGGSRRGGGRRGDGGPRGGRGRRRRGGFGEPSDDPQDGGTPSSSRAEKGEPPGDPAERARAICLRLLTGTPRTRKQLADALRKREIPDDVADEVLSRFEEVGLINDGAFADAWVESRHHGRGLARRALARELRTKGVDSTLIDEAVGQLDSEQEETTARELVARKLRSTRGLDRDKRLRRLAGMLARKGYSEGMALRVVRQALEEEGEDTEGLGDEGF
- a CDS encoding winged helix-turn-helix domain-containing protein; this translates as MAQEPGAEPLAGRGEETSRGPTELSDLATLKALAQPRRQRMLQHLTVHGPATSATLARALGLNTGATSYHLRELARYGFVEEVDRPAEAGGHGRERWWRAVPGDRRFPPRSRQSPEMRLVMDELNHHAYAADLELFEQMQLQTQAQRQLRTRGADGEVGEADPWVDAFPYSRGSIRLTLPELRAFFEEYIALLNRYKRPEADTPPGARTVLTRFLAFPAPDAAPDTAPENRPAPHDRPGSDPS
- a CDS encoding FtsX-like permease family protein, which gives rise to MMLRYALRTVRARKGGFLGAFFALMCAAALITACGTLLETGLRGTIATERYAATPVVVSADQNVHQTTVKHKKGKTKVKHKAKPIAERAWLPDDLATELRKVPGVREVVPELTFLAEPLAPGGAVDKDRPAYGHAWDSAALTPYTLTTGTVPKADGDLVIDRRLAERAHLEPGDRLTVQSTQSPRTYRVTGIAAPAHEVRHQTALFFSTAEARRLAAHPGQVTAFGVLPAKGTDAAVLKRSVSTALHGTKAPHGTSAQVSAGDGRGPVEFLDAAAARTKLVSMGGAMGGTSLLVAVLVVVGTFALSVQQRHRELALLRAIAATPGQIRALLGREALIVGAAAGTTGALAGLPLGSWLHRRFVAMGAVPATLQHTVSVFPPFAALAATLLGAWAAARISSRRIARIRPAEALAEARAERTRPAWGRILAGVALLAGGAVLVAVLSVLRTEPASTPVTFLAVVVLASSVALLGPLLVRAAVAVLGGPLALTGPSSRLARANLRGHAARMASVVTPLTLLIGMTCTVLFVQPTLGNAARAQAREGIRADWVVAAQGPGVPAEAARRLRTQHDTVTEVVRTTVRVGLDKYAAQGVTPGGLTRTWDPDVTAGSLKKLTEDTVAVSQLAADQLHLKPGSPLKLTLGDGTPATPTVVAVYAKGLGFGDLTFAHDLIARHVDNPLAASVLVSTARTQTQLATTLREFPGIHVLAPAAADSIQAARQQANAEVNYLAMGLVLAFTAIAVVNTLAMSVSERVREFALLRLAGATRRQVLGMLRTEALSVLLLATALGSGIALAVLTAFSVGMTGEAAPAVTPLVYVAVVALAGLLALVATALPGRVALRVSPVTVATAKE